The proteins below come from a single Erythrobacter sp. SG61-1L genomic window:
- a CDS encoding DUF4010 domain-containing protein, giving the protein MTGSLDLSHFIGVGLALALGLLVGIQRGWTFRNLPDGARFAGIRTYGLLGLAGGMAGVLYTHAEGPALILLAAAAVLVVVGYRRSSSGTQVSGTASMVGLITIASGFMAGMGERLLGTTIAVAMVALLSLRGRLHSWINHLEEREVMAIARFAVIAMVILPLLPDRGFGPYDAWNPRQLWAVVVMVSGFSFCGYFAAKWLGASRGHIATAAAGAVVSSTAVTAGMAKRMREGAASPAVLSAAISAASVVMYLRVAVLVGLLAPFALPHLAVLIAPGALVSLAAAAWSIRTATRAPQDAPGEVGVRNPFDLGPALLLTVLVMALTVVAHWVLETFGDQGLALVLAVSGIVDVDSAIITMGNLPPGTLEPLVAGTVLAIPVTLNTIFKGVVAIGIAGWSKGKLGALPLFASALATGLAWLVIR; this is encoded by the coding sequence ATGACGGGCAGTCTCGATCTTTCCCACTTCATCGGGGTCGGCCTGGCGCTGGCGCTGGGCTTGCTGGTGGGCATCCAGCGTGGCTGGACCTTCCGCAACCTGCCCGATGGCGCGCGCTTTGCGGGCATACGCACCTATGGCCTGCTGGGCCTGGCCGGCGGCATGGCGGGTGTGCTCTACACCCATGCCGAAGGCCCTGCGCTGATCCTGCTGGCTGCTGCGGCCGTGCTGGTGGTTGTAGGCTATCGCCGATCCAGCAGCGGCACTCAGGTGAGCGGCACGGCCAGCATGGTGGGGCTGATCACCATTGCCAGCGGCTTCATGGCAGGCATGGGCGAGCGGCTCCTGGGCACCACTATCGCCGTGGCCATGGTAGCGCTGCTATCGCTGCGAGGGCGGCTGCACAGCTGGATCAACCACCTTGAAGAGCGCGAAGTCATGGCCATCGCGCGTTTCGCGGTGATCGCCATGGTGATCCTGCCGCTGCTGCCGGATCGCGGCTTCGGCCCATACGATGCGTGGAACCCCCGCCAGCTCTGGGCTGTGGTGGTGATGGTTTCCGGCTTTTCCTTCTGCGGTTATTTCGCGGCCAAATGGCTGGGCGCTTCACGCGGACATATCGCCACAGCGGCGGCGGGCGCGGTCGTGTCTTCCACAGCGGTTACGGCGGGCATGGCCAAGCGCATGCGCGAAGGGGCGGCCAGCCCGGCTGTGCTTTCCGCCGCGATCAGCGCGGCTTCCGTGGTGATGTATCTGCGCGTGGCCGTGCTGGTGGGCCTACTGGCACCCTTTGCCCTGCCCCATCTGGCCGTGCTGATTGCCCCCGGGGCGCTGGTCAGCCTGGCCGCCGCCGCATGGTCGATCCGCACCGCCACGCGGGCGCCGCAGGATGCCCCCGGCGAAGTGGGCGTGCGCAATCCCTTCGATCTAGGGCCGGCCCTGCTGCTGACCGTGCTGGTCATGGCGCTGACCGTGGTGGCCCATTGGGTGCTGGAAACCTTCGGCGATCAGGGGCTGGCGCTGGTGTTGGCCGTATCGGGCATCGTGGATGTCGATTCCGCCATCATCACCATGGGCAATTTGCCGCCCGGCACGCTGGAGCCGCTGGTGGCAGGCACCGTGCTGGCCATTCCGGTGACGCTGAACACCATCTTCAAGGGCGTGGTCGCCATCGGCATTGCCGGATGGAGCAAGGGCAAGCTGGGCGCACTGCCGCTGTTCGCCAGCGCGCTGGCCACAGGCCTGGCCTGGCTGGTGATCCGCTAA
- a CDS encoding ligase-associated DNA damage response DEXH box helicase, whose amino-acid sequence MSDITLPPEIESWFAGRGWRVRDHQLGMFRAARSGKHALLVADTGAGKTLAGFLPTLADFAPSALAGAPVPEGLHTLYVSPLKALAHDVQRNLLTPVEEMGLPLKIETRSGDTPTDRKKRQRSRPPHVLLTTPESLSLLLSYEDSFELFRTVKRVVVDEVHAFATGKRGDLLALCLARLQAIAPEMQRVALSATLADPDAFKGWLAPWGDLDSVELVQGEAGAPPEVEILLPEEERVPWGGHAAVWAVPQLIDIIARNRTTLVFTNTRFLAEFIFQKLWEANDANLPIGIHHGSLSKEARRKVEGAMARGDLRALVCTASLDLGVDWGDVDCVIQMGAPKGSSRLLQRIGRANHRLDLSSRAILVPGNRFEFLEAMAAKDAVDQGQRDGDAFRAGGLDVLAQHVMACACAGPFDEGELLREVRSSASYAWLGEEEWRRVLHFVATGGYALEAYDKFRRIVRDPKGMWRLTHPEHAQRHRMNAGIIVDAEMLDVRFRNGRSLGRVEEYFASTLSAGDTFTFAGMALEVEQLKDMELIVRAAKKAAAIPSYMGQRMPLTTHLADRVQAMLADRTGWARFPDDVREWLEMQDWRSEMPGPGKLLVESFPHEKLHYSVYYTFEGWNANQSLGMLITRRMEERGLQPGGFVANDYSLGVWGLKPVRDHAPLLSPDILAHEFVDWVQESYLLRRAFREVAVISGLVERQHPGKRKTGKQVTFSTDLIYDVLRKYEPDHVLIEAAWADARSRLTDVGRLAGVLERAQHELVHVELDRVSPMAVPVMVMIGRESLPQGSVDDALLMEAEHLADEAMRGDAPGDPLDPDEVGLGA is encoded by the coding sequence ATGAGTGACATCACACTCCCGCCGGAGATCGAATCTTGGTTTGCCGGGCGCGGCTGGCGGGTGCGCGATCACCAGCTCGGCATGTTCCGCGCGGCGCGCAGCGGCAAGCATGCCTTGCTGGTGGCCGATACGGGCGCGGGCAAGACACTGGCGGGCTTCCTGCCCACTCTGGCCGATTTCGCGCCCTCCGCACTGGCGGGTGCCCCGGTGCCGGAAGGGTTGCACACGCTCTACGTCTCGCCGCTCAAGGCGCTGGCGCATGACGTGCAGCGCAATCTCCTCACCCCGGTGGAGGAGATGGGCCTGCCGCTCAAGATCGAGACGCGCAGCGGCGATACGCCGACCGACAGGAAGAAGCGCCAGCGCAGCCGTCCGCCGCATGTGCTGCTGACCACGCCGGAATCGCTCTCGCTGCTGCTCAGCTATGAGGACAGCTTTGAACTGTTCCGCACGGTGAAGCGCGTGGTGGTGGATGAAGTGCATGCCTTCGCCACCGGCAAGCGCGGCGACTTGCTGGCGCTGTGCCTCGCCCGGCTGCAGGCGATTGCCCCGGAAATGCAGCGCGTGGCGCTATCCGCCACGCTTGCGGACCCGGATGCCTTCAAGGGCTGGCTTGCCCCCTGGGGCGATCTGGACAGCGTGGAACTGGTGCAAGGAGAAGCAGGCGCGCCGCCCGAGGTGGAGATCCTGCTGCCCGAGGAAGAACGCGTGCCCTGGGGCGGCCATGCGGCTGTGTGGGCCGTGCCGCAACTGATCGACATCATTGCCCGCAATCGCACCACGCTGGTCTTCACCAACACGCGTTTCCTCGCCGAGTTTATTTTCCAGAAGCTGTGGGAGGCGAATGATGCCAACCTGCCCATCGGCATCCACCACGGGTCGCTCTCCAAAGAGGCCCGGCGCAAGGTGGAAGGGGCAATGGCGCGGGGCGATCTGCGTGCGCTGGTTTGCACCGCCAGCCTCGATCTGGGCGTGGACTGGGGCGATGTGGATTGTGTGATCCAGATGGGCGCGCCCAAAGGCTCGTCGCGTCTGTTGCAGCGTATCGGGCGGGCCAATCACCGGCTGGACCTTTCCAGTCGGGCGATCCTCGTGCCGGGCAATCGCTTCGAATTTCTGGAGGCCATGGCGGCGAAGGATGCCGTCGATCAGGGCCAGCGCGATGGCGACGCCTTCCGGGCGGGCGGGCTGGACGTGCTGGCCCAGCATGTGATGGCCTGCGCCTGTGCCGGGCCTTTCGACGAGGGGGAACTGCTGAGGGAAGTCCGCTCCAGCGCATCCTATGCCTGGCTGGGGGAGGAGGAATGGCGCCGCGTGCTGCATTTCGTGGCAACGGGCGGCTATGCGCTGGAAGCCTATGACAAGTTCCGCCGGATCGTGCGCGATCCGAAGGGAATGTGGCGGCTGACTCATCCTGAACATGCCCAGCGGCACCGGATGAATGCGGGCATCATCGTCGATGCCGAAATGCTCGACGTGCGGTTCCGCAATGGCCGCTCATTGGGGCGGGTGGAGGAATATTTCGCGTCCACGCTGTCTGCCGGGGATACTTTCACTTTCGCGGGCATGGCGCTGGAGGTGGAACAGCTCAAGGATATGGAACTGATCGTGCGCGCCGCGAAGAAGGCTGCGGCGATCCCTTCCTATATGGGCCAGCGCATGCCGCTCACCACGCATCTGGCGGATCGCGTGCAGGCCATGCTGGCTGATCGTACCGGTTGGGCGCGCTTCCCCGACGATGTACGTGAATGGCTGGAAATGCAGGACTGGCGCAGCGAGATGCCCGGCCCGGGCAAGTTGCTGGTAGAAAGCTTCCCGCATGAGAAGCTGCACTACTCGGTCTATTATACGTTCGAAGGGTGGAACGCGAACCAGTCGCTAGGGATGCTGATTACCCGGCGCATGGAAGAGCGGGGGCTTCAGCCGGGCGGCTTCGTGGCCAATGATTATTCACTGGGCGTCTGGGGCTTGAAACCGGTGAGGGACCATGCGCCGCTGCTTTCGCCGGACATTCTGGCGCATGAATTCGTGGACTGGGTGCAGGAATCCTATTTGCTACGCCGGGCCTTCCGTGAAGTGGCGGTGATTTCCGGACTGGTGGAACGGCAGCACCCCGGCAAGCGGAAGACGGGCAAGCAGGTAACCTTCTCGACCGACCTGATCTACGATGTGCTGCGAAAGTACGAGCCTGACCATGTGCTGATCGAAGCGGCCTGGGCCGATGCGCGGTCCCGCCTGACAGATGTCGGACGGCTGGCAGGGGTGCTGGAGCGGGCGCAGCACGAGCTTGTCCATGTTGAGCTTGATCGGGTCAGTCCCATGGCGGTTCCGGTGATGGTGATGATCGGGCGAGAAAGCCTGCCGCAGGGTTCGGTCGATGATGCACTGCTGATGGAGGCGGAACATCTGGCCGACGAAGCGATGCGAGGGGATGCGCCGGGCGATCCCCTCGATCCGGATGAAGTGGGACTGGGGGCCTAG
- a CDS encoding biopolymer transporter ExbD: MAFASPREAVLPLGEMNTTPLIDVMLVLLVMLIFTIPVATNSLDVDLPAPTDKPVTLQPNPIKNKIALTPDGSILWNGTQTDRAGLRASLKAARELYPEPELQYEPDAQASYDLAARVLSDIKASGATKFGFVGNDRYRSFEKQN, translated from the coding sequence ATGGCTTTTGCAAGTCCGAGAGAAGCGGTGCTGCCTCTGGGCGAAATGAACACCACACCGCTGATTGACGTGATGCTGGTGCTGCTGGTGATGCTGATCTTCACCATCCCCGTCGCCACCAATTCACTGGATGTCGATCTGCCCGCACCCACTGACAAGCCCGTCACCCTCCAACCCAACCCCATAAAGAACAAGATCGCCCTGACTCCGGACGGATCGATTCTGTGGAACGGAACCCAGACCGACCGGGCAGGCCTGCGCGCCAGCCTCAAGGCGGCAAGGGAACTCTATCCCGAGCCGGAACTGCAATATGAACCCGATGCCCAGGCCAGTTATGACCTTGCCGCAAGGGTTCTGAGCGACATCAAGGCGTCGGGTGCGACCAAGTTCGGCTTTGTCGGCAATGACCGCTATCGCAGCTTCGAGAAGCAGAACTAG